GGCCACAGGGCCAGTCCGTGGGGTGCGTCCGGTATCGTGAGCCCGGCAAGGTGCGCGTTGGCCGCCGTGATGCGCGCGTGCAGGGCCGGGTGGTGGCGGGCAAGATCATGCAGGGCGTTGGCGGGGGATTGTCCGATGACATCCTGCGGTCCGGCGGGCGTGAAAGAGGCGGGCGCAAAAGACACGGGCGTGGCGGGAGAAGACGGGGAGGCGGCGTGTCCGTCATCCCGTTCCACCACCGTGAAGCGAAAGCCGCCGCCATGGGCCGTGGCATGGGCCGGGGCCGGGAAGACAGCGCGCACGATGCGGGCAATGGTTTGTTCCGTGGCGGGGAGCAGGGTGGCGGCTGGGTCGGCCATGCGGCCATGGGCGTCCAGCGCCACCACGTTGCAGCGCCATGCCGTGTCGCGGGGGCCAAGGGGCAGCCCGGCGGCCAGGGCTTCCAGGGGGCCGCGCGCGACGGGGTGGCGCAGCGGGTCGTAGCCGAGCAGGGCGGGGATGCCTGCGTCGGACCCGGCTTCCGCGCCGTAAGGGATGACCTGGCAGCGACCGGCGGTGCCGGTGGCGGCAAGACGGTCGAGGGTGGGCGTGTTCGCGGCGGCCAGCGGGGTTGGCTGGCCGTCACGGGCGGGCAGGTCGGCCATGCCGTCGAGGATGCAGATGATGCGGGGCGTGTGCATGGCGGAACTGGTGGTGGCGTTTGAGTTAGCGCAGACACGTTGCGGTCGCCATCCGTAAGACTCGCGCGTTGCGCTCGCCTAACGGCTGCCGATCTGCGCGGAAAAATACCGCGTCGCCTTGCCCGGCGAAAAAACGCGTAATTTCCGGCACCGTGTCCGCACCAGCCATCCGCACCGAAAGACCGGCGCGGAGTATAGGGAAGCAAGGCATCCTCTGAAAACAGGTGGAACAGGCTGGCGTTGTAAACGGTCAGAACGTGGGTAAGGGCAAGGAAAACGGCCCTTTTGACGAAGGGAGTGTACTCTTGTTGTACTCGACCGTAGTCAAAAGGGCCGTTTGACGATGCAATTGCCCGCGTTCTGGCCGTTTACTGCAACACCCGGTAGCAGACGGGGGGCGCCAGCAGCAACCCGGCCGCCTGCACCTGGGCAATGGCGCCCTGAATGGCGCTGGCCTTGGCGGCGTGGGTCATGAACACCAGGGGCACGCCCTGG
This DNA window, taken from Nitratidesulfovibrio sp., encodes the following:
- a CDS encoding phosphoglycerate mutase, which translates into the protein MHTPRIICILDGMADLPARDGQPTPLAAANTPTLDRLAATGTAGRCQVIPYGAEAGSDAGIPALLGYDPLRHPVARGPLEALAAGLPLGPRDTAWRCNVVALDAHGRMADPAATLLPATEQTIARIVRAVFPAPAHATAHGGGFRFTVVERDDGHAASPSSPATPVSFAPASFTPAGPQDVIGQSPANALHDLARHHPALHARITAANAHLAGLTIPDAPHGLALWPWGCGHRPDLPPFSTRYAASSPPPDAPLTAAMVAAVPLARGLALAAGLTAPEIPGATGGADTDLAAKAAAALALLADHAVVFIHVEGPDMCAHARDAHAKSSLLTRIDAELIAPLRAARPDALLCVTCDHVTHCGDGRHHPDAVPFLLHGPGALPHPAARFDEAACAATGLRIPSGPALLDMVLRGTANPSDGEADLTARQG